The window GAATTACTTATTCTGGCTAGTTCCTAATTCAATCACAAGAAAATAAAAAGTCTCTCTTATTATTCCCATGACTATTAATAGGGTGGATAGGGCTAATATCATCATGTAGTCTAATTCCCTGGTAAACCAGCCCCACTGAGATTTCTCTCAGAACGATTAGTATTGTTGCATCAATAATAAATGTAAGTTTAATCCTCTCATATTTTGAATAGTCATGGAGTGTTTTAAAGAACTCTATAATAATGAACAATGTTAGACTATTGGCTACAATCTGGTAGAATGTGACGTCCATGCCATCATTATTCATGAGCTGGGGTATGCTAAGGACAAGCCGAACCGCCCCTATCAAAAGGGCCAATAGAAGGATGTAGAGTATGATTATTACAATACTATTGGTGGCTTTCTTAAAAATCCAGTTATGATCCACAGTAAAATTCATGGTAAAAAATATGTGGGGAATACTCCCCTATTTCGAAATCTTCTCTTGGTTCCGTACCCTATCATCCATATTTATTGGGTAGAATCCGGCTCGCTGTACCACATCCTGTCCTGCTTCGCTCAGTTCGAACTTGAGAAAATCATACACAGGACTGTCCTTATCCGGTTTATCGCTTGTATACTGGTAGAGAGGTCTGGTTATTGGATACAGGCCGTTTTCGATATTTTCCTCGTCTAGCGGAGTGATATATTCAGACGCCTCGTCCCAAGCTACATTAATAACACTAATTTCATTGGTAACATACCCAATCCCGACATATCCTATCCCGGACGCATCAGCCATCACTGTGTCTACAATTGCCCTGTTTCCTTCCATATTGAGCATCCTGGGGGAATAGTCCTTTTTCTGTGTCTGCTGCCAGTTAACCACATGCTCTAGTAAGAACTCATAGGTGCCAGAGGTGCTCTGTCTACCATATATTGTAATTTCAATATCATTACCGCCGATCTGGTTCCAGTTGTTGATCTCTCCCCTGTAGATGGCGCCTATCTGATCCAGAGTAAGGTTTGTGAGGGGATTGTCCGGATTGACAATTACGGCCAATCCGTCCCGGGCTATAATAAACTCCCATGGCTCAATACCTTTCGCTTTTGCTTGATCAATTTCCTCCGCTTTGATCTGTCGGGAAGAATCAGCGATATCAATCTCACCGTTTATTATGGCGGCAATGCCTGTTCCAGAACCACCACCAGTGACCACCACTTCAGTCCCAGGATTATTATCCATATAGGTTTCAGCCATATCTGAAACCACCTGGACAAGAGTATCCGAACCTTTAATGTCTAACGATTCACCCGGCTGCTGGCCGATGCAACCAAATGTAATGGCCGTTACAATTATTATTAGAATTCCTGAATATTTGTTCATGTTGTTTCACCTACCATTTTTATTGCACACATTTAATCTCTATGTATACATACACAATAAATAAGATTAATCCAAATAAATATATAGTATCTATTTAATCTATATATTTAATGACAAAGATTGAAAAAAGGAAAGTACAATTAACAGGTGGGTCCACGTATATCGTATCCCTTCCAGTTAATTGGATCAGGGATCTGGGTATTCAGCAGGGAGATGAATTATTTATTTCCCGCCAGCAAGACCGTTCTTTGATCATTGCACCAAAAATAAAATTGAAAGATAAATTATATTCTACAACAATAAAAATAGGGGACAAAGATAAAAGTGCTGATATATTCCGGTTAATGGTTTCTTATTACCTTGCAGGTTACGACATTTTAATATTGACATTTAAAAAAGAATATGCAGCGGAAGACCGAAAATGTATAAAGGAATCGGTACGAGAAAGGCTCATTGCGCTTGAAGTAGTGGAAGAATCCAGTGAGCGGGTGA is drawn from Methanosarcinales archaeon and contains these coding sequences:
- a CDS encoding phosphate-starvation-inducible PsiE family protein, encoding MNFTVDHNWIFKKATNSIVIIILYILLLALLIGAVRLVLSIPQLMNNDGMDVTFYQIVANSLTLFIIIEFFKTLHDYSKYERIKLTFIIDATILIVLREISVGLVYQGIRLHDDISPIHPINSHGNNKRDFLFSCD
- a CDS encoding PstS family phosphate ABC transporter substrate-binding protein; this encodes MNKYSGILIIIVTAITFGCIGQQPGESLDIKGSDTLVQVVSDMAETYMDNNPGTEVVVTGGGSGTGIAAIINGEIDIADSSRQIKAEEIDQAKAKGIEPWEFIIARDGLAVIVNPDNPLTNLTLDQIGAIYRGEINNWNQIGGNDIEITIYGRQSTSGTYEFLLEHVVNWQQTQKKDYSPRMLNMEGNRAIVDTVMADASGIGYVGIGYVTNEISVINVAWDEASEYITPLDEENIENGLYPITRPLYQYTSDKPDKDSPVYDFLKFELSEAGQDVVQRAGFYPINMDDRVRNQEKISK